One segment of Haloplanus natans DSM 17983 DNA contains the following:
- a CDS encoding DUF7344 domain-containing protein: MMSQLSQPGRDDLTRDDLFSMLRNERRREVIHYLREHEGPVDLRDLSEYIAAMENDCTPEEVTYKQRKRVQTALYQMHLPKLADRRIVEYDRRAGRVELAAGADDCLPYLVADAAQPHRRWWRWYLLVAGVVAVPVVLAAAGLEPFASVSGLGYAVVACAAFVVISVAQVVQERGD, translated from the coding sequence ATGATGTCGCAACTCAGCCAGCCGGGACGGGACGACCTGACCCGCGACGACCTGTTTTCGATGCTGCGAAACGAGCGGCGTCGGGAAGTCATTCACTACCTTCGCGAACACGAAGGGCCGGTCGATCTCCGCGATCTGAGCGAGTACATCGCCGCGATGGAGAACGACTGCACGCCCGAGGAAGTGACCTACAAACAGCGAAAGCGGGTCCAGACCGCCCTCTATCAGATGCATCTGCCAAAACTCGCCGACCGGCGGATCGTCGAGTACGACCGACGCGCCGGGCGGGTAGAACTCGCCGCCGGCGCCGACGACTGTCTCCCCTATCTCGTTGCGGACGCCGCTCAGCCTCACCGTCGGTGGTGGCGGTGGTATCTTCTCGTCGCCGGCGTGGTCGCCGTTCCCGTCGTTCTGGCGGCGGCCGGTCTCGAGCCGTTCGCGTCGGTCTCCGGTCTGGGCTACGCGGTCGTCGCGTGCGCAGCGTTCGTCGTCATCTCCGTCGCGCAGGTCGTCCAGGAGCGCGGCGACTGA